A window from Citrus sinensis cultivar Valencia sweet orange chromosome 5, DVS_A1.0, whole genome shotgun sequence encodes these proteins:
- the LOC127902285 gene encoding uncharacterized protein LOC127902285 has translation MHIEKNVCENIYGTLLHQPGKTKDGINPRKDLESLKIRGKLVPDETNKKNKVLPPTPYTLSKKEKKLFCETLLSVKVPDGYSSNVQNLVSIDDCRLQGLKSHDCHTLMQQFLPLAIRNCLPINVRTAIIRMCFFFNTLCCKVVDPNTLDQLQEELVITLCLLQQYFPPSFFDIMIHLTVHLVEQVRLCGPVYLRWMYPFERQMKTLKDYVRNRYRPEGCIVESYIVEEALAFCAEYLSNCDVIGLPTGCPIDLSIEKPLGGANIKVVDDPLLAQAHREHMHYLASRNPYKAKTNLWLQNEHIRTFSVAHDKANNVPIDEIVCWLANKPRSSVVTFSGYEINGFNFTTRDRDCNRVTQNSGVRVVANTLQISSSKDKSPHFGDMTFYGVIDEIWQLDYLMVKKTLFKCDWVDDRGVCTDNFGFTVVDLNRIGYKSDCFILACHAKQVFYVKDQLDNNKSIVCSVTDKAYKLNGERCEDVDVFSPLSNKLPVCELDEKDDEGIYDRKDCDAIPIDIDLENQ, from the exons ATgcacattgaaaaaaatgtgtgcGAAAACATATATGGCACATTACTTCATCAACCAGGCAAAACAAAAGATGGGATTAATCCTAGAAAAGATCTTGAGTCTTTGAAGATCAGGGGAAAACTAGTTCctgatgaaacaaacaaaaaaaataaagtccTACCTCCAACTCCTTATACTttgagtaaaaaagaaaaaaaactgttTTGTGAAACCTTGCTGAGTGTGAAAGTCCCTGATGGGTATTCTTCCAATGTCCAAAACCTTGTTTCAATAGATGATTGTCGGCTTCAAGGCCTTAAGTCCCATGACTGTCATACTTTGATGCAACAATTTCTACCACTAGCCATTCGAAACTGTTTGCCTATAAATGTGAGAACGGCCATAATCAGGAtgtgcttcttttttaatacattgTGCTGTAAAGTGGTGGATCCTAATACTCTTGACCAATTGCAAGAGGAACTTGTAATCACTTTATGCTTACTGCAGCAGTACTTCCCACCTAgcttttttgacataatgatCCATTTAACAGTCCACTTAGTTGAACAAGTTAGGTTATGTGGGCCTGTTTATCTTCGATGGATGTATCCTTTTGAGAGACAAATGAAAACTCTCAAGGATTATGTTCGTAATCGCTACCGCCCTGAGGGTTGTATTGTAGAAAGTTATATTGTAGAAGAAGCACTTGCATTTTGTGCTGAGTACCTCTCAAATTGTGATGTTATTGGGCTGCCTACTGGTTGTCCAATTGATTTATCTATCGAAAAGCCTTTGGGAGGTGCAAACATAAAGGTGGTTGATGATCCTTTGTTGGCACAAGCACACCG GGAGCATATGCATTATTTGGCATCAAGAAACCCCTATAAGGCAAAAACAAATCTGTGGTTGCAAAATGAACACATACGAACATTTTCTG tggCACATGATAAAGCAAATAATGTGCCGATTGACGAAATAGTGTGCTGGTTAGCAAACAAACCACGCTCAAGCGTGGTGACCTTCTCTGGCTACGAGATAAATGGCTTCAATTTTACAACGAGGGACCGGGACTGTAATCGTGTGACCCAAAATAGTGGTGTTAGGGTTGTTGCTAACACTCTACAGATTTCAAGctcaaaagataaaagtcCTCATTTTGGAGACATGACGTTTTATGGAGTCATTGATGAGATTTGGCAGCTTGATTATCTAATGGTTAAAAaaacacttttcaagtgtgATTGGGTAGATGATAGAGGGGTTTGCACTGACAATTTTGGTTTCACTGTAGTTGATTTAAATCGGATTGGCTATAAATCTGATTGCTTTATTCTGGCTTGTCATGCAAAgcaagtattttatgtaaaagaccaactagataataataaatcaatagttTGTTCAGTGACCGACAAAGCTTATAAGTTAAATGGGGAAAGATGTGAAGACGTGGATGTATTTTCTCCATTATCTAACAAACTTCCAGTATGTGAGTTGGATGAGAAAGATGATGAAGGAATTTATGACAGAAAAGATTGTGATGCTATTCCAATAGATATTGATTTAGAAAATCAGTGA
- the LOC127902284 gene encoding uncharacterized protein LOC127902284, whose protein sequence is MDRSWITCDRLSVEYRSGVADFLDFAILNAENRMSIRCPCTFCCNMEFHTPQQVKDHLFEKGFLPRYIVWTWHGETDSKSTFTNCEDHSHSQRFRCHDYSNIIDMVEDAYEHCDRDPSSFKDMLEDAEKPLYPGAKHSKLSSLMRLYNVKGNYGWSDKGFSALLEVLADILPNNNTLPMSMYEVKKTMKVLGLEYEKIHACPNDCILYRNEFADLAECPNCGASRYKKKKDSSTKFRKGVPKKVLWYFPPIPRLKRLFQSPQIAQNLTWHANKRIRDGKLRHPADSPAWQLIDNKWPKFAQEPRNLRLALSTDGVNPHSTLSTTYSCWPVILITYNLPPWLCMKRKFLMLSLLISGPKQPGNDLDVYLAPLIEDLKTLWDVGIDVYDSYRKETFNLRAVLMWTISDFPAYGNLSGCTVKGYYACPICGIDTCACWLPHSRKMSYMGHRRFLPLSHLFRKLKKVFNGKQEWNEPPKTLSGEEIFNMVEDIDIKFGKKKAKKRKHDGGGGDDGDENITEKL, encoded by the coding sequence atggaCCGAAGTTGGATAACTTGTGATAGATTGTCTGTAGAGTATCGTTCTGGAGTTGCTGATTTCTTAGATTTTGCCATTTTGAATGCTGAAAATCGAATGTCAATTAGATGTCCTTGCACCTTTTGTTGTAATATGGAGTTTCATACTCCTCAACAGGTGAAGgatcatttatttgaaaaaggtTTTCTCCCAAGATATATTGTTTGGACTTGGCATGGTGAGACTGACTCTAAATCTACATTTACAAACTGTGAAGACCATTCACATAGTCAACGATTTAGATGTCATGATTACAGTAATATAATTGACATGGTCGAAGATGCTTACGAGCATTGTGATAGAGATCCTAGTTCTTTTAAGGATATGCTTGAAGATGCTGAAAAGCCTTTGTACCCGGGTGCAAAACATTCAAAGTTATCTAGTTTAATGAGACTTTACAATGTGAAAGGGAACTATGGGTGGTCCGATAAAGGGTTTTCTGCTTTGTTAGAAGTCCTTGCTGATAttttgccaaataataatactctACCTATGTCAATGTACGAGGTTAAGAAAACAATGAAAGTGCTAGGCTTAGAGTATGAAAAAATACATGCATGTCCAAATGACTGCATTTTGTATAGGAATGAATTTGCTGATCTTGCTGAATGCCCAAATTGTGGAGCATCTaggtataaaaaaaaaaaagatagctCAACAAAATTTAGGAAAGGGGTTCCTAAAAAGGTATTATGGTATTTTCCACCTATTCCTAGGTTGAAAAGATTGTTTCAATCACCACAAATagctcaaaatttaacatggcatgctaataaaagaattagagatggcaaacTTCGCCACCCAGCAGACTCACCAGCCTGGCAACTAATTGACAATAAGTGGCCAAAATTTGCACAAGAACCTAGAAATCTCCGTTTAGCTCTCTCAACTGATGGGGTTAACCCACATAGTACACTTAGCACTACTTATAGTTGTTGGCCtgttatattaataacatataatcttcctccatggttgtgtatgaagAGAAAGTTTTTGATGTTGTCACTTTTGATATCTGGCCCTAAACAACCTGGAAATGATCTAGATGTATACCTAGCACCTTTGATTGAGGACTTAAAAACTCTATGGGATGTAGGTATTGATGTTTATGATTCTTATAGAAAAGAAACCTTTAATTTACGGGCTGTCTTGATGTGGACAATTAGTGACTTTCCAGCATACGGAAACCTCTCTGGTTGTACTGTTAAGGGCTATTATGCTTGCCCAATTTGTGGGATAGACACTTGTGCATGTTGGCTACCACATAGTAGGAAAATGTCATATATGGGCCATCGCCGCTTTCTACCACTCAGTCACCTATTTCGGAAACTGAAAAAGGTTTTTAATGGGAAGCAAGAGTGGAATGAGCCTCCTAAAACTTTGTCTGGTGAGGAAATCTTTAATATGGTGGAagatatagatattaagtTCGGGAAAAAGAAGGCCAAAAAGCGGAAACATGATGGCGGTGGTGGCGATGATGGTGATGAGAACATAACTGAAaaattgtag